tgcttgaatggctgcctccatggctacacagcagcttgtttatataaactatagtagtacttatctgttatctactgtgtatcctgtgcttgaatggctgcccccatggctgcacagcagcttgtttatataaactatagtagtacttattgttatctactgtgtatcctgtgcttgaatggctgcccccatggctacacagcagcttgtttatataaactatagtagtacttatctgatatctactgtgtatcctgtgcttgaatggctgcccccatggctacacagcagcttgtttatataaactatagtagtacctatctgttatctactgtgtatcctgtgcttgaatggctgcccccatggctacacagcagcttgtttatataaactatagtagtacttatctgttatctactgtgtatcctgtgcttgaatggttccCCCGTGGCTGAAcaaaagcttgtttatataaactatagtagtgtttctgaagcaaataccacagttttaccagtgtagcacaacagtacattatactgtcatttctttaaaacacttttattttttggtgttactgttcctttaatcagctggctacattgtttcaggaccAGCACTGCACAGATttgaaagggacagacagataccACTTTCAGCCGTTATATTTAAATAACTTTGGAAACAAATGTATAatgcatgtatattggaaagttggctGTCATTAGGTAGGACCTTAAATAAATTCTAGGGTCCCAAGAACTAGATACACCTCTGATTATGTCCATATAcagaatccatatatatatatatatatatatatatatatatatatatatatatatatatatatatatatatatatatatatatatatatatatatatatatatatatatatatatatatatatatatatatatatatatatatatataaatacagccctacaGGCGTGGGCTTTAACATTTAATGCTTGCTTGATGCTATTTTACATGAAGGCCTTACTGTATATCTCCTGCTGTAGGAGATTATTAAATCCAGACAGGATTTACCCCCCAAGTTCTTCCAGACTCACAAGACCTGCACACCCCTCTGACAGTAATTAGTGGGCCTGCCCAGCCTCCTTCCACCATCTGTAACATCTCCTATTCCTGGCTTTTTCCCTCTCTATTTCTCCCTCCTTCCACCTCCGTTCTACCCCCCTCACAGCTGCACATTCCTCAAAATATTACCTGCTCCCACTGACCCCATCATTAACCCTGTCAGCACAAGGCACCATTGTATATTCATGCTTCCCTGtatccacctatgctgcccgacacacacagccatgcagaatgTACTCGCACAAATACTCTATGATTAAATACAAAATGCCATGTATTGCCCAGACCTAATGTAGAAAGCTAGGGCTGCCCCTGCATTCCTCTGAACTGGAATGCATACAAAATCCACAGACTACAGACTTATTTGAGAGGCACAGAGCCGGGCACAACCAGGCAGTATGCAATATGCCAACTCAGCCCTAAGTGGACCCATATTGAACCCACCTTCTTTTGGCATTTACATCAGATGCAGAAATACTACTTCCAGCAGCCTTAGCTAGAATTCTGGAAGTCGTAGTTCCTGCTATTGCAGAAAGATGGCCGCCACATGGCTTCTCTATCACCGTGATGACATTAGAATGGTAAATGGTGGTGGTGGGGTGGAGCAGGCTGCATACCATAGGGACTCTTGTATATACACAAAGGACAGGGCCTGACAGGCAAAAGCCTTTCTTAAGCCAGAGGTGAAAGGCCATCAAGCTTAAATGATAAGGTCCAAATTGCTGGGGCTGAAAGCTAACTATTTAAAGATGATGCTGTTTGAAACAATTAATCCCTGCATGAGTGGGATATGTAATAGGCTAGCTATGGAGGAGTTCAATCATGTTCTTgctctttttgttgtttttgctgTAGAATGTTGCTCCTTTCCTGCCCTCTGCAGGTCATTGCTCTTTGCCTCTGAGGCAATGATAAAAACATCCTTTCAACACTGTATGGACAACATAAGACTGCAATGTCAGTGATAATAATAGCCCTGCTTTGCAGAGCTAGGGAATATTTTTGGTACTTGATCAGTAACATGGCTTTTTTTCTCACTGCAGGTTTCCCATGATGTGGCATCTCCTAGTATGGACTATTCTGCTTGCCAATGCCCGAGTGATGAAAGCTGAAGGTTGCCCAGCTGGCTGCCAGTGCAATCCGCCACAGAATGTGTTCTGCCTGGAACGCAAGAACTCAAACTTCCCACCTGGTGTGCCACCAGACACTCTCAATCTGTATGTATTTGAGAATGGCATCAGTTCCATTGAGGAGAGCAGTTTTATTGGGCTGAATGGTTTGCATCTCCTAGACCTCTCCCATAACCAACTATCTAGTCTTCCAGAGGGAGTATTTAGGAGCTTGACCAATCTGAGCAATCTGGAGCTTACATCCAACCAGCTGACAGAGATCTCGGCAGACACCTTTCAGGGTCTGAGTCGGCTGGAAAGGCTGTACCTCAATGGGAACCGCATCCGCAACATTCACCCAGATGCTTTTAAGGGCCTCGAAAGTCTGCTGGAACTCAAGTTAAGCAACAACCAACTGATAACACCTCCAGCCTTTTCTTTGCCCCATCTCTTGCTCCTTGATCTGAGTTACAATGCAATTCCTGTCATCCAACCAGGGGTCTTTAATGCAGACAACATTGAGACTCTTCGTCTTGCTGGTCTTGGTTTGAAAGATATATCAGAAGAATTGCTGATTGGCCTCAAGAACCTTCATGACCTTGACCTGTCCGACAACCAGCTGGACAAAGTACCTCCCGGGCTGCATGGATTGACAAAGCTAAGCATTGCTGGTAATTTTGGATTCTCTCAGATCCAAGTGGATGACCTTGTAAACCTTCCTGCACTACAAGAGCTAGATTTAAGTGGGCTCAGCTTACGTACCCTACCAAAGGGTTTATTTAAGTCTTCCAAACGCCTTCGGACTATAAGCCTGGCAGAAAATCCATTCAACTGTGTTTGCTCGCTAGGCTGGTTATCTGAATGGATGCGTGTTAGTGGAGTGGTACTACTGCGGCCGGATGAAACTCGCTGCCATTTTCCTCCTAAAAATGCCGGCAAGACATTGAGACAGTTGCGGGATTCTGAATATGGATGCCCAGCACCAACAACTATTCATATGCCAACAACAATGGCACCAAGCACCACCACTGGGCCACCTATAACCACTAAGCCCTTGCAGACAGAAGCCCCAACTACTGCCTCAACAACAACTACCACCATACTTTATCAGGAGCAGGAAGAAGATACTGAACCATTTCCATTTGACTTTGAAGACCCTTTGTGCCCACCTCAGACTTGTCTGAATGGGGGTTCTTGCCACCTAGATCATACTGGCCAACTGGAATGTGAATGCCCACCTGGATTCCAAGGCACCTACTGTGAGACTGGTCCAGTCACGCCAGCTGTGCTTACAGAAATAAACACAGAACAGGTGAAAATCATTGAAGTGACAGTTAGCTCTATCCAAGTTGATCTTCAGAGTTACAGCCAAAACAAAGAAAGACTAGGGGGAATCCGATTAACTGTACGTAATCTGTATGGTGCAGACCACCGGCCTCAGATATATAATTTACCGCCTACTCTgcctgaatatacagtatggggaTTGTCCCCCAACAGTACCTACTGGCTTTGCCTGGGGTCACAGGGTGAGGGAGGTTCAGAAGATGATCTGTGCACTGAAATTCACACTTTAGGAGAACCTCCAAAGCACAGCCCCCAAGTCACCCCCTCTCAAGAAGGAAACCTTACCCTGGTGCTCGTGCCTGCGGTGGCTGCAGGAATCCTTCTGTCTGTAGCAGTTGCAGCTGCAGCTTGCTATGCTAGAAGACGTCAGGTGAAGGGACACTCTGTTGAGGATGGTGGTCCTCTAGAAATGGATGGAGTAAAAAAAGGACTGGATAGCATGGGGGAAATCAAAAAACTGTCAGAGGGTCCACCAGggtctgaaaaaaatattgcagaatCAGAGGAGCCTCTAATGGAATCAACAAGGATTGGGAACAATAATGATGTACCCACAGGCAGGCTCCCTCATTCATATTTCTAATCAAGGCACAGATATGGTGACTGTGAAAGACTTTGTGGTCTGTATACACTCTCAGTCATAAGACGACTGGACTATGAAAAGAGCTTAATGCACAGCATTGAAAAGTGCAACAACTGCTTTCTTATCTTTGGTCAAGAGTTATAGAAAGTGAGCCTGAAGTGCTTATGTACTGCTTGGGGTGACAGTATTACACATGCTACCACTTGGAGAGGCAAAGAAGTCCAAGAGATAGCTAGTCACAGACTCTAAACATTAAGGAagagttggtcttttttttcagaCTGATACCCTACTAAGTTTGGAGAGACTGTAGGGATTGATTTAGGCTGGACCTGTGAAGGGGAAAAGTCAGGTTTTGATCGGGCCTGGAATTTAAGGCTCCTACTGCTGGACAAGATGGGGCCTTTTGGTAATGTTTCATTCCAGGATGCAAAATTGGgcacaatttaataaataaagactttcttaCAAGcccttgtattttttcttttacatgatTCTGCTTATGAGCCAGCGGTGGCCTTTAGGGTAAGCCAATCTTTGTGCTGTAGATTCTTTATATTCACAGATAATGTCAAGTAAATGTAGAAGTAACAGTATTAGTGTGAGATCCCCTTATAAAGCCTAAGAAGAATGTGAAATTGAGTTGACGAGCATGTGCCTTTAATTCAAAATGTTTGGCTCAGTCTGAGGGCGACACTGGAAAGCCAGGCTTGAAATTCAACCAGATTGGGATTTGGGTTGAAAACATATTTGCTGCCCTAGTTATTCCAGGAACCAGGGCTAACAAGCGAATAGCGTTTCTTAGTAATATGAGGCGCCGATGGTGGAGCTCAACGCGTCACGGCGTCTCGTTGTTGGTCGCTAGCTACAAATAACTCACATACAGAGCGCTGACCAAAGCATACCGAAGACGCCTTTTACAATATCAGTGCAGCTTTATTTCTGCATACAGTGCGTAAGGTAAAGTGCATGTGAGcggaataaatatttaaaagtgttATATAAAACCATCAATGCAATTGTTGTGTGAAATACATAAAGTGCTGGTGCACTCCAGATCAAGTGGATGTCCCTATTAGAAACAGTTACACCGTTAGGGCTAAATAAAGAATGTGATATCAGGTACTATTTGGATtaattgtaatataaaaaatatctaataCTGGAGATTTGCATCTGTCCATATACATATACTGACCAATAAAGAGAACTGTGATAATtgcaatgaataaaataaaatagttacacATGTAGTAGAAATAACAAAAGTACAATGGATATCCCCTGAAccataatatattcatatatctaAATTAATTAGAGGTACGTTTCACGTGTTTGGATAACATAGaggaataattacaaaaaaatgatatatatatatacctaccaCAACTGTTAGGATAGAAAAGCAATAGTGAAGTAAGGAATAAAATTAAATTCATGTAATTGTTTTTATGAATTCATAGAATGTATGATTGATCAGTTCATTTAATTCATTCAACTCgcttatgaattatatatataggaCATGTTTTTATGAATTCATGAGACATATAATTGATTAgttcatttcatttatttatgaattatatACACAAATCACAATCATAATATGACTATCTATAGTAAttttaaatttgtcttttttttaaaaaaacgaaggCCTTTATAGTAATAGTATATGATatgagtaatgatgggcgaattaatcgctgcaaatttgcgtcattcgccgccagcgaataaattttgcgaatttcgctggaaattcacgcatttttgggcgaagcaaaaaggcgcaaattcgcccatcactacatatgacaAAATTGATTATTATTTAGCACCAGCACTTTATGTATTTTACACAACAATTGCATTGATGGTTTTATATaacacttttaaatatttattccgCTCACATGCACTTTACCTTTAAATGGTTGATTGAAGCTATTTAAATACTCTCACACGTGATGCACATTGTACCCTGAGGAAGTGCCTGGTAtaggggcacgaaacgcgtaggacTTGTCTATACACCCACTGTATGTATCGCACTGTATGCAGAAATAAAGCCTCACTGATATTGTAAAAGGCGTCTTCGGTATGCTTTGTTCAGCGCTCTGTATGTGAGTTATTTGCTTCTTAAACAGTGAATACCCTAATATTTTCCTATGTCAGTAACCTTCTTATGAGCTTAAGGTGGCCCTGACCAAAGGCTAAACCTGCAAGGGAGTGAAAAGCCCAACAACCTTTAAACATGCCTCATTTATACAAGAGTGAAGTCAGATCCCCCAAAGAGTTTACATCTATCTATTAGGCAAGAAattgcacacgcacacctggcgaaggggtacgcccccgaaacgttgttcttgttggattgacattaaacacgggagcaatcccttgagcaagttacctgtgctggagttactttttgTTGTGTTTACATCTATCTACCAATAAGTTTTTCCTAGGACGGTAATAGTTGGACCGTTATAGCAGCAGCCCATCATTGAGCATGAATACAAAGTCTAGTTGCAGTCCCTGTCCAAAAACGATCCCCGAGAGCTAAGGTGTGCCATACGCCATCGTTACACATACTCACAGCGGCTGAAGATTACAAAAGTTGTGTTCTTTGCAAACTGTAAGCTATGTGCTCATAAGTAATTGTGTGTTTAGGGTAAAGAAAACATGACTTGGTATATCTGCCCTTTTATAATGTTGTGAGAATTTGATTTTTACAATAGATAATAACAAAATTTAAAGAAAACCTTTTTCCCACCACCACCCACATAGATGATGATAAGAAACACATTACAGTACATGGTGAGGGATCTGACGCTCTTGGAATAAATCAATGAGGAATTAGGAAGATCAGGGCCAACTAGGGCACAATGTATATTCCCTAAGCACTTAACAAGGCCACAGATAAAAGCTGTCCCACATTTGTGTTATACATTAAAGGCTGCAttaactacagttcccagcagtCGATTACCACCAGGTGTAATTCTGCAGCAACTGGAGTCCCTACATTTTCCTTTGCTTAAAGCCAAGTGCATTTTAACCAAATGTGCGTCTATGACTGAAGGGTCTCACTAATCCTATACACAGGGTACCCAGAAGAGACCCACACAGACATTCCTACAGTTGGGGTTAGCTTCCCAGTGTGCTCTATagtaaataattgttttatttaacacCATCCATAGCCTAAACAAAGCACGGTCAGGTATGTGGACACAATTAAGACTGACTTACAGTGCCATTATCCCCCTCCACCTTTAAACCCCACATTCTCCCTCTCCTATTCCTTCATATTATTCCAATGCCATGTTTGGGGTTGGACATCCCACtaaagtcagtgtcggactgtctCCACCTGATGCGTGAGCCCACTCTCACAGCAATCAGATATAGTAGCAAATGGTATAGGTATGGAAATAGATATGGGCTGATGGAAATTGTCCTAGATTGAGGCCTACTTGAAGATCCTCTGGTTACCTAATAGGCCAGTCCAATCATAAATGCAGTTATCTGAGCCCAAATGGCCCCCTTCGTTTCCCATGGGCTAGCTAAAATAGCTCCCTCATGCAGATTTTGTATTTACCCTAAAGGGCTGCACTGAAAAGTGTCCACTTGGAGATCCTCTGGTTATCAGATAGGCCAATCCAATcttaaatgtagttatttgggCCCACATGGCCCCTCTTGAAGTCCTCGTGGGCCAGGTGTAATAGTGTCCTCTTGCACATTTTGTATTTACACTAAAGGCTGCCCTGAAAAGTAGCGATTAACAGAGCTGGGCCAGGGAATGGGCCTACTTCTCTCCGCCTGCAAACATGGGTCCACTTTGGAACCAA
The Xenopus laevis strain J_2021 chromosome 9_10S, Xenopus_laevis_v10.1, whole genome shotgun sequence DNA segment above includes these coding regions:
- the vasn.S gene encoding vasorin; its protein translation is MMWHLLVWTILLANARVMKAEGCPAGCQCNPPQNVFCLERKNSNFPPGVPPDTLNLYVFENGISSIEESSFIGLNGLHLLDLSHNQLSSLPEGVFRSLTNLSNLELTSNQLTEISADTFQGLSRLERLYLNGNRIRNIHPDAFKGLESLLELKLSNNQLITPPAFSLPHLLLLDLSYNAIPVIQPGVFNADNIETLRLAGLGLKDISEELLIGLKNLHDLDLSDNQLDKVPPGLHGLTKLSIAGNFGFSQIQVDDLVNLPALQELDLSGLSLRTLPKGLFKSSKRLRTISLAENPFNCVCSLGWLSEWMRVSGVVLLRPDETRCHFPPKNAGKTLRQLRDSEYGCPAPTTIHMPTTMAPSTTTGPPITTKPLQTEAPTTASTTTTTILYQEQEEDTEPFPFDFEDPLCPPQTCLNGGSCHLDHTGQLECECPPGFQGTYCETGPVTPAVLTEINTEQVKIIEVTVSSIQVDLQSYSQNKERLGGIRLTVRNLYGADHRPQIYNLPPTLPEYTVWGLSPNSTYWLCLGSQGEGGSEDDLCTEIHTLGEPPKHSPQVTPSQEGNLTLVLVPAVAAGILLSVAVAAAACYARRRQVKGHSVEDGGPLEMDGVKKGLDSMGEIKKLSEGPPGSEKNIAESEEPLMESTRIGNNNDVPTGRLPHSYF